In the genome of Thermococcus sp. MV5, the window AACTCACAAGTTTGAACTTATAACTATCCCCATTTAAACGGAAATAAATACCTCCCAATCAATGAATCACTTGAACCTTAATACACCTCATTTTTTCTCAACAAACTTAAGTAACTCGCAAAGGCTCCCGCTGAAATCGTGTCTCCAAGACCTACCGTAGAAACTGGCTTCTTGACAAGCCTTGTGGGGATCATGACTATCTTGTACTCTCTAGTTCTCATTTTCCTCTTTGCCTCTTCAAACCTGAGCTTAACGAACTCTCCTTTTTCATTGAAGGGAATATTTAAACCAACTTTAACATCCTCTGGTCGTTTTATATCTCCCAGAAATGCCTTTGTAGCGGCTAAAGTCGTGCCAACTTCTAAGGATTTCGAGAGCTCTTCTTCATTAAGGGGGTTATCTCGATGTGTAATGTACATTAAATAGTAAATCGTGTGAATCTGGAGGATCTCAAGGTTAAGCTCATCCAATAAAATTTTTGCCCCCAAAACAGCATCTTCAATTCTGTTGTAGGTAAAAATCCTATCGCTTAGATCTCTATAACCAAGAACACTTAATATGTGTGCTATCTCAGCTTCATCCATTCCCACACTATCTACGAGGGGAAAGATGTTGTAGATCACTTTCTTCCTTAGTTCTCTATCCTGAATTGAAGCAAACTCCACATGAATTTTGACGTCCTTTTTCCTTTTAAGGAGCTTAATGTCTTCCTTAGCTTTTCTCAAATAGTAATTTGCGTCTTTTCCATCACTGTACTGCTTTCTTATTCCCTGATAACCCGACAAAATAACACCATCTACCATCTCACCAATTTCTGGTAGATGAGATTTAAGCTGGGGAGACGTTTCTATCCGAGCAAATTCTTCAAACCGGCATGCAACTATAAACCTACCAGAATATGGAACAATTATCTCTTCATTTCCAAACTTGAACTTAGTTCCCTGCCTAAACTCAAAGATCCTGTTGATCTTTACTGGATCCTCCTCCCTATATGCCTCCAATGGCTTTTTTAGAACAACCTTTTCCTTTTCAATTGTGGGATAAAGAAGGTTATCTCTATTTACAAACATGTCTGCTTGTTTCTTCCCTAGTAACGGAGAATAAGCTATCACTCTATTAAAATTAAGGTTAGCAAGGAGATTGGCTATCACTCCTACTTGTCCACCGATTCTTTCAACATCATAGGTAAAGCGGGAATTGAACCATTTGTCTGCTTCATGAGTTACTAAAGGAACCGCCTGTGGCTTTCCAGTCTTAAGGGCATGAATAAGTCTTGCAACGAAGTCTAGTGGATCGTTTATCTCTCTCGGATACTCTTCTATCCGTCTTTTAATGTTCTCTACCCCAAATTCCTTTATGAGTCTCTCAATGTGCTTTTCATTTAAGTATACTATAGCATCAACGTTCACATTATATGCCAAATACATGCCCATTCTCTGGAAGTCCCTGAGGAATTCCATCATACTATCACCCTCAGTGAATACTAGGTGAAGTGTACAAAATAACTTAAAAATATTTCTCATCTTGAGATGAAAAAGAAACCAAGGAAGAGACTTTAATATTCAACAAAAAGTCTTCCAAGCCAAGGTAACTTTTCCATCACATCGAGTTCTCTTAGTGCTAGCCAGAGAGAGGCTTGGTTGCTCGTAACTATAGGGACACCCAAATCCTCTTCTAACGCTTCAATGATTTCAAAAGTCCTGAAGTTAGTACAACTTATAAACACTGCATCTGCTTCATCAGTAAATAGTGCTTTAACCATGCGGTAAGCCTCATATGGTTCCAAACGGCCTATTTTTGTATTATCAACTATATCCAACCCTCGAATATCAATAACGTCGAATTCGTTTGCCTCTAAAAATTCTCTTTCTCTTTGATTTATCTCATCTGTGTAAGGAGTAACTACAAGAATTTGTTGGGCATCTAGAATTTTTAACGCCTCAACAATCGCCGTACTCGTTGTTACCACAGGGAGCTTTACTTCGTCTTCTATTTTCATGGAGAGCTCTTTATCAAACTCCCCCCCACCTATGAAAGAACCGCTTGTACATCCGTAGAGAATTAAATCCACATCAGCATCTTTTAAAAGTCTCGCACTTTCTAATGCAAGACCACTCATTGCCAATAACTCCTCTTCAGTGACGTTTCTTAGTGGCATTCTCGCAGTGTGTAATGAAACGCCCTCTGGCAAAGCGGAATGTAATTCCATTTCCATAGTGGTGTTTGATGATGGGACTATCAAACCTATTCTACCTCTCCACCCGTACATGCTTTCACCTAAAATTGATATGATGGGGGGTATATTAAGCTTTTCTAAGCAAATCTTGAAACTGCCAGGACGACTGACCTTCTCCCCACTTAAAGGGCGAGGCTTTCAAGTGTAATGAGTGCTAGACCTAATTCTCTGAATAGTATTAAAAAATGAGATGACGAAAGCAATAAAGATTGGAATCACCATCTATCCCAAAACATTTTTCACCAGAATAAATTCAATGTTCAAAAAAGTTAGAAGACCTAGGTAACGAAATGTACATCCTCTCACTAATCGATAGCAGTAAAAATAACACTGCACTAAAATACAGGAAATCGCTTAACACTACCAGATTTAGAATTCTTGAGACCCCACTTAACGCAGAAAATACAATCATGAGAGATAGTATACTCCTGTCTCCTATTCTGATTCTATCAAAGTTCATAAAGAGTTTAAATCCTATCCACGTTAAAAAAATCACCTGTACAACAATATATGGTCTATACACTCCCATCATGTTGGCAAATATAAGAACAAGGAGTGCTATAACTAATACTCCAATTCCCCTTTTGGTAGTATTCCCCTCCCCAAGTGTTTCTTTGAAGAATCTTGCAAAAAGAATAAAGAAAAGAA includes:
- a CDS encoding aspartate/glutamate racemase family protein yields the protein MYGWRGRIGLIVPSSNTTMEMELHSALPEGVSLHTARMPLRNVTEEELLAMSGLALESARLLKDADVDLILYGCTSGSFIGGGEFDKELSMKIEDEVKLPVVTTSTAIVEALKILDAQQILVVTPYTDEINQREREFLEANEFDVIDIRGLDIVDNTKIGRLEPYEAYRMVKALFTDEADAVFISCTNFRTFEIIEALEEDLGVPIVTSNQASLWLALRELDVMEKLPWLGRLFVEY
- the pfkC gene encoding ADP-specific phosphofructokinase; its protein translation is MMEFLRDFQRMGMYLAYNVNVDAIVYLNEKHIERLIKEFGVENIKRRIEEYPREINDPLDFVARLIHALKTGKPQAVPLVTHEADKWFNSRFTYDVERIGGQVGVIANLLANLNFNRVIAYSPLLGKKQADMFVNRDNLLYPTIEKEKVVLKKPLEAYREEDPVKINRIFEFRQGTKFKFGNEEIIVPYSGRFIVACRFEEFARIETSPQLKSHLPEIGEMVDGVILSGYQGIRKQYSDGKDANYYLRKAKEDIKLLKRKKDVKIHVEFASIQDRELRKKVIYNIFPLVDSVGMDEAEIAHILSVLGYRDLSDRIFTYNRIEDAVLGAKILLDELNLEILQIHTIYYLMYITHRDNPLNEEELSKSLEVGTTLAATKAFLGDIKRPEDVKVGLNIPFNEKGEFVKLRFEEAKRKMRTREYKIVMIPTRLVKKPVSTVGLGDTISAGAFASYLSLLRKNEVY